The Clostridium sp. AWRP genome has a window encoding:
- a CDS encoding D-alanine--D-alanine ligase produces MKIGVIMGGISSEREVSLNSGKEIVNCLDKNKYEVVPIVIDKKRDVLEKVKDIDFAFIALHGKFGEDGTIQSVLETMDIPYSGCGPLTSAICMDKDMSKKVLKSADINTAKWICIKSIEEIDYDKLDEIGYPVVVKPNCGGSSVATNIVKRKEDIESNVKLALDYDTEIVIEKYIQGDEITCCMLKGKTLPVIAIKPNAEFFDYTAKYADGGSDEIVVELEKSLQEKVEKICVQCWKVLKCKSYARVDMIVENGVPYVLELNTLPGLTKNSLFPKSAGGVDISFSQLLDKIIQYSL; encoded by the coding sequence ATGAAAATAGGAGTTATAATGGGTGGAATATCTTCTGAAAGAGAAGTTTCATTAAATTCAGGTAAAGAAATAGTAAACTGCTTAGATAAAAACAAATATGAAGTTGTACCTATTGTTATAGATAAAAAGAGAGATGTACTTGAAAAAGTAAAAGATATAGATTTTGCATTTATTGCACTTCATGGTAAATTTGGTGAAGATGGTACTATACAATCAGTACTTGAAACCATGGATATACCTTATTCAGGCTGCGGACCTTTGACAAGTGCCATTTGCATGGACAAAGACATGAGTAAAAAAGTCTTAAAATCCGCAGACATAAATACCGCCAAATGGATTTGTATTAAATCTATAGAAGAAATTGATTACGATAAATTGGATGAGATAGGCTATCCTGTAGTTGTAAAACCTAACTGTGGTGGTTCAAGTGTTGCTACTAATATAGTTAAAAGGAAAGAAGATATTGAAAGCAATGTAAAGTTAGCCCTAGATTACGATACTGAAATTGTCATTGAAAAATATATACAGGGAGATGAGATAACATGCTGTATGTTAAAAGGTAAAACTCTTCCTGTAATTGCAATAAAGCCCAATGCAGAATTCTTTGACTACACTGCAAAATATGCAGACGGTGGTTCTGATGAAATAGTTGTAGAACTTGAAAAATCTCTTCAAGAAAAAGTTGAAAAAATATGTGTTCAATGCTGGAAAGTTCTCAAATGTAAAAGCTATGCAAGGGTAGATATGATAGTTGAAAATGGTGTTCCTTATGTGCTTGAACTAAACACTTTACCAGGCCTTACAAAAAATAGTCTATTTCCTAAGAGTGCAGGTGGAGTTGATATATCCTTTTCCCAACTACTAGATAAAATAATTCAATATTCACTCTAA
- a CDS encoding ATP-binding protein — MKKIKTVFIIAACIALSSQVYFNLFAPGFTITLSVIMLPILFYFNREINPLYLTAVVGIASPLYRGLIMYISNTSLHQIVSPVFTDILFYFTYGMVYYFLYWKKIEANLTNFFVSTVLSDFIGNVLELSSLMAFKGYKYSMFQDLVIIAFIRSTIAVGVILLFRYYNFLLVREEHEKRYRKLILITSKIKSEVYFMNKNKTDIERVMKKAYYLYKTLSENNYPIEFQNASLDVAKDVHEIKKDYASVIKGLEEIFDKKYDNVKMNIKDIMNIVEADVKEHIRRNKLNVYLDFKIYDNFSVEKHYYLVSIIRNLIYNSIESMEKRKNGYIRIVISKRQGECIFVVSDNGSGIKNKNLDYVFNPGFSTKFNKETGDICRGIGLTHVKGIVNDVFQGSISVVSEEKKGTEFTIKIKEDKIEGDQN; from the coding sequence ATGAAAAAGATAAAGACTGTTTTTATTATTGCTGCATGCATTGCTCTTAGTTCACAGGTGTATTTCAATTTATTTGCACCTGGTTTTACAATAACATTATCTGTAATTATGCTGCCTATTCTTTTCTATTTTAATAGGGAAATTAATCCTCTTTATTTAACAGCTGTAGTTGGAATAGCTTCACCACTTTATAGAGGACTTATTATGTACATAAGCAATACTAGTTTACATCAAATAGTAAGTCCAGTTTTTACTGATATCTTATTTTATTTTACATATGGAATGGTATATTATTTTCTATATTGGAAGAAAATAGAGGCAAATTTGACTAATTTTTTTGTTTCAACTGTTTTAAGTGATTTTATTGGTAATGTTTTAGAACTAAGTTCACTTATGGCTTTCAAAGGGTATAAGTATAGTATGTTTCAAGACTTGGTAATTATAGCTTTTATAAGATCTACAATAGCAGTAGGTGTAATACTGTTGTTTAGATATTATAATTTTTTACTTGTAAGGGAGGAACACGAGAAGAGATATAGAAAGTTGATACTTATTACTTCAAAAATTAAAAGTGAAGTATATTTTATGAATAAAAATAAAACAGATATTGAGAGGGTTATGAAAAAGGCTTACTATCTTTATAAGACATTATCTGAAAATAATTATCCAATTGAATTTCAAAATGCATCTCTGGATGTGGCAAAGGATGTCCATGAAATAAAAAAAGATTATGCAAGTGTCATAAAAGGGTTAGAAGAAATATTTGATAAAAAATATGATAATGTTAAGATGAACATTAAGGACATTATGAATATTGTTGAAGCCGATGTAAAAGAACATATAAGAAGAAATAAGTTAAATGTATACTTGGATTTTAAGATATATGATAATTTTAGTGTAGAGAAACATTATTACTTGGTTTCAATTATAAGAAACTTAATTTACAATAGCATTGAATCTATGGAAAAGAGAAAAAATGGCTATATAAGAATTGTTATTAGTAAAAGACAAGGCGAATGTATTTTTGTAGTGTCAGATAATGGATCAGGAATAAAAAATAAGAATTTAGATTATGTTTTTAATCCTGGATTTTCAACAAAATTTAATAAAGAAACAGGAGATATATGCAGAGGAATAGGTCTTACTCATGTAAAGGGCATTGTAAATGATGTTTTTCAAGGTTCAATATCAGTTGTTTCAGAAGAAAAAAAAGGCACAGAGTTTACTATAAAAATAAAAGAAGATAAGATAGAGGGTGATCAGAATTAG
- a CDS encoding DNA-binding domain-containing protein has translation MRFYVVDDDISIVRILTMIIEEDVNFEVIGSSCNSEDAFNDILLLKPDIVLADLLMPEMDGNVLVRKLKSLDSSICFIMISQVLDSDLRAESYEAGIEFFINKPINKIEVKKVISKVAERVEMENMLSNIKKMLKTSNKSKNVDKTENENLVKVKHILGMLGMLGEKGTNDIVKISLYLMKNNRNFVECNLDDLKNYLGDNAQVVKQRIRRAIKVGLTNTANMGIEDYADDTFHTYANALFDFTNVKAEMDYINHKRKIGGKVSINKFFEGLIFKCQDK, from the coding sequence ATGAGATTTTATGTTGTAGATGATGATATAAGCATAGTTAGAATATTAACTATGATAATAGAAGAAGATGTTAATTTTGAAGTTATAGGAAGTTCATGCAATAGTGAAGATGCTTTTAATGACATACTTTTACTTAAACCTGATATTGTACTTGCAGATCTTCTTATGCCTGAAATGGATGGAAATGTTCTTGTAAGAAAACTTAAAAGCTTGGATTCAAGCATTTGTTTTATTATGATATCTCAAGTATTAGATAGTGATTTAAGAGCAGAGTCTTATGAAGCAGGAATAGAATTTTTTATAAATAAGCCAATAAATAAGATTGAGGTTAAAAAAGTAATTTCAAAAGTAGCAGAAAGGGTAGAAATGGAGAATATGCTGTCTAATATAAAGAAAATGCTTAAAACTTCAAATAAAAGTAAAAATGTTGACAAAACTGAAAATGAGAATCTGGTCAAAGTAAAGCATATTCTAGGTATGCTTGGTATGCTCGGAGAAAAAGGTACAAATGATATAGTCAAGATAAGTTTATATCTTATGAAGAATAATAGAAATTTTGTAGAATGCAATTTAGATGATTTGAAAAACTATTTGGGAGATAATGCCCAGGTTGTAAAGCAAAGGATAAGAAGGGCAATAAAAGTAGGACTTACTAATACAGCCAATATGGGTATAGAAGATTATGCTGATGATACTTTTCATACATATGCAAATGCACTTTTTGATTTTACCAATGTAAAAGCTGAAATGGATTATATAAATCATAAAAGGAAAATAGGAGGAAAGGTTTCTATAAATAAGTTTTTTGAAGGCCTTATATTTAAATGTCAGGATAAATAA